Proteins from a single region of Gossypium arboreum isolate Shixiya-1 chromosome 1, ASM2569848v2, whole genome shotgun sequence:
- the LOC108464761 gene encoding pentatricopeptide repeat-containing protein At4g04790, mitochondrial isoform X2 has translation MTASKAKTLSSLFKTAVKKATKESSSLPSGDKPLKQFVLSLDTSSAPSSSPSTSSGSFRIRSPQPTKNPANDGSLHSWLLQPASASAGPAESSKDIEKMMDNGSSLGRVLNIPWLSNASNYNISFRRKELSRERKQKWVFKKTQSGRFNRLIKMCGDKLGTKATIEFFDKMGRDTGLKEYNALIAVCLEKARTSNDEDDALEHMSEAFKTFKKMRERGFQVEEGTYGPFLMYFIDMGMVEEFFFFCGPIKEGNPSSVTRLGYYEMLLWIGVNNEEKIQELCNCIVAADEEDDFKLKENYLLALCESGRKDIMQLLEVIDITRISSVNVAANIFESLGRLSFDSFAEKFLWTLKNNDYKMADISRVIFSYVSAIPNLAVEDLFLKFKSLHMKFEITPSSASYEKLITYCCDLHKVHFALDIVDQMCEEGLSLSIEMLHSILHASEENYEYNLVRRIYSLIGCHNVKPTRETFRSMINLSVKMKDFNGAYAMLDDLKKLNIPPTSTIYNTILAGYFRESNISGAMMVLKQMESEDVKPDSHTYSYLIANCNCEEDITKYYKAMMAAGIQVTKHIFMALINAYTACGQIEKAKQVVLDKGIPFNSLNEIKGALASALACSGMMPDALNIYKEIKQNGGTLEPKPVISLIEHFTSEGDVNILVQLLEELHDPDYWFDGCCRAVVHCVTNKHLRLALELLKQLKVEFHKDDLALDAVFDEVFSVIAERQPNDLQIGLALLQAMKDEIGLTPSRKSLDFLLASCVNAKDLQSSLLIWREYQAAGLHCNVLTFLRMYQALLASGDPKSAKTLLTKIPTEDPHVRCIIKACQMTYVQSTSSKMKKQKVQKKNKTWNTTPMK, from the exons ATGACCGCTTCTAAAGCCAAAACCCTTAGCTCCTTATTTAAAACCGCCGTTAAAAAGGCCACTAAAGAGTCCTCCTCTTTACCCTCCGGTGACAAACCCCTAAAACAGTTCGTCTTGTCGCTTGACACCTCATCAGCCCCATCCTCATCCCCATCCACATCATCCGGTTCATTCAGAATACGTTCACCTCAACCTACCAAGAATCCCGCCAATGATGGTAGCCTTCACAGCTGGTTGCTACAACCTGCTTCAGCTTCTG CTGGTCCTGCAGAAAGTTCAAAGGATATCGAAAAAATGATGGATAATGGGAGTTCTTTAGGGAGAGTATTAAACATACCCTGGCTTTCAAATGCGTCTAACTATAACATATCCTTTAGGAGGAAAGAACTTTCACGTGAAAGGAAGCAGAAATGGGTGTTCAAGAAAACCCAGTCTGGTCGATTTAATCGGTTAATAAAGATGTGTGGAGATAAATTGGGCACAAAAGCTACTATAGAGttttttgataaaatgggaagagaTACTGGTTTGAAAGAGTACAATGCTCTAATAGCAGTTTGCCTGGAGAAGGCTAGGACCAGCAATGATGAAGATGATGCTTTAGAACATATGTCTGAGGCTTTTAAGACTTTTAAGAAAATGAGGGAACGGGGATTTCAGGTAGAGGAGGGCACATACGGTCCATTCCTTATGTATTTTATTGACATGGGTATGGTAGAAGAGTTCTTTTTTTTCTGTGGACCTATCAAAGAAGGGAATCCGAGTTCTGTTACTAGGTTAGGTTACTATGAGATGCTGTTGTGGATAGGAGTCAATAATGAAGAAAAGATCCAAGAACTTTGTAATTGTATTGTAGCTGCCGATGAGGAAGATGATTTTAAATTAAAAG AAAATTATTTGTTAGCACTTTGTGAAAGTGGAAGGAAGGACATCATGCAACTTTTAGAGGTTATtgatataacaagaatttcatcTGTGAACGTAGCTGCAAATATATTTGAATCATTGGGGAGGCTATCATTTGATTCATTTGCTGAGAAATTCCTTTGGACGTTAAAAAACAATG ATTACAAAATGGCTGATATCTCAAGGGTCATCTTTAGTTATGTCAGTGCCATTCCTAATTTAGCG GTTGAGGATTTGTTTTTGAAATTCAAAAGCTTGCACATGAAATTCGAGATAACACCTTCATCCGCATCATATGAGAAGCTTATTACCTATTGCTGTGATTTACACAAG GTACATTTTGCTCTTGACATAGTTGACCAGATGTGTGAAGAGGGTTTGAGCTTGTCTATAGAGATGCTACATAGCATATTGCATGCTAGTGAAGAAAATTATGAGTATAATTTG GTTCGGCGAATTTATTCTTTGATTGGCTGCCATAATGTGAAGCCCACCAGGGAGACTTTCAGGAGTATGATAAATTTGTCCGTGAAAATGAAAGAT TTCAACGGAGCATATGCAATGCTTGATGACTTGAAGAAATTAAATATCCCACCCACATCTACTATCTATAATACTATACTTGCAGGATACTTTCGAGAG AGCAACATTAGTGGTGCCATGATGGTACTCAAGCAAATGGAAAGTGAAGATGTAAAACCAGATTCTCATACTTATAGCTATCTAATAGCCAACTGCAATTGTGAAGAGGATATTACAAAG TACTACAAAGCAATGATGGCTGCTGGAATTCAAGTCACAAAGCATATTTTTATGGCACTTATAAATGCATATACAGCTTGTGGGCAAATTGAGAaggcaaaacag gtaGTCTTAGACAAAGGGATACCTTTTAATAGCCTGAACGAGATCAAAGGTGCACTTGCATCAGCCCTTGCTTGTAGTGGGATGATGCCTGATGCATTAAATATTTACAAGGAAATCAAGCAAAATGGGGGCACTTTGGAGCCTAAACCTGTTATCTCTCTCATT GAGCATTTTACTTCTGAGGGAGATGTGAATATATTAGTTCAACTATTGGAGGAATTACATGATCCAGACTATTGGTTTGATGGCTGTTGCAGAGCAGTTGTACATTGTGTTACAAATAAGCACTTAAG ATTGGCTCTTGAATTGCTCAAGCAGCTTAAGGTTGAGTTTCATAAGGATGATTTGGCTTTGGATGCTGTTTTCGACGAG GTATTCAGTGTAATTGCAGAGAGGCAGCCAAACGATTTACAGATTGGCCTGGCTTTGCTTCAAGCCATGAAGGACGAAATAGGCCTTACTCCTTCTCGTAAAAGTCTTGATTTTCTCCTTGCTTCTTGCGTAAACGCTAAAGATTTACAGAGCTCTCTTCTAATTTGGAGAGAATACCAGGCAGCTGGCCTTCATTGCAACGTTTTAACATTCCTGAG GATGTATCAAGCCCTTTTGGCTTCAGGGGATCCCAAGTCTGCAAAGACTTTGCTGACTAAAATTCCAACAGAGGATCCGCATGTTCGATGCATTATCAAGGCATGTCAAATGACTTACGTTCAGTCTACCTCGAGCAAGATGAAGAAGCAGAAGGTACAGAAGAAGAATAAAACTTGGAATACAACCCCCATGAAATAG
- the LOC108464761 gene encoding pentatricopeptide repeat-containing protein At4g04790, mitochondrial isoform X1, whose amino-acid sequence MTASKAKTLSSLFKTAVKKATKESSSLPSGDKPLKQFVLSLDTSSAPSSSPSTSSGSFRIRSPQPTKNPANDGSLHSWLLQPASASENSIGGFTDELHSILCTGPAESSKDIEKMMDNGSSLGRVLNIPWLSNASNYNISFRRKELSRERKQKWVFKKTQSGRFNRLIKMCGDKLGTKATIEFFDKMGRDTGLKEYNALIAVCLEKARTSNDEDDALEHMSEAFKTFKKMRERGFQVEEGTYGPFLMYFIDMGMVEEFFFFCGPIKEGNPSSVTRLGYYEMLLWIGVNNEEKIQELCNCIVAADEEDDFKLKENYLLALCESGRKDIMQLLEVIDITRISSVNVAANIFESLGRLSFDSFAEKFLWTLKNNDYKMADISRVIFSYVSAIPNLAVEDLFLKFKSLHMKFEITPSSASYEKLITYCCDLHKVHFALDIVDQMCEEGLSLSIEMLHSILHASEENYEYNLVRRIYSLIGCHNVKPTRETFRSMINLSVKMKDFNGAYAMLDDLKKLNIPPTSTIYNTILAGYFRESNISGAMMVLKQMESEDVKPDSHTYSYLIANCNCEEDITKYYKAMMAAGIQVTKHIFMALINAYTACGQIEKAKQVVLDKGIPFNSLNEIKGALASALACSGMMPDALNIYKEIKQNGGTLEPKPVISLIEHFTSEGDVNILVQLLEELHDPDYWFDGCCRAVVHCVTNKHLRLALELLKQLKVEFHKDDLALDAVFDEVFSVIAERQPNDLQIGLALLQAMKDEIGLTPSRKSLDFLLASCVNAKDLQSSLLIWREYQAAGLHCNVLTFLRMYQALLASGDPKSAKTLLTKIPTEDPHVRCIIKACQMTYVQSTSSKMKKQKVQKKNKTWNTTPMK is encoded by the exons ATGACCGCTTCTAAAGCCAAAACCCTTAGCTCCTTATTTAAAACCGCCGTTAAAAAGGCCACTAAAGAGTCCTCCTCTTTACCCTCCGGTGACAAACCCCTAAAACAGTTCGTCTTGTCGCTTGACACCTCATCAGCCCCATCCTCATCCCCATCCACATCATCCGGTTCATTCAGAATACGTTCACCTCAACCTACCAAGAATCCCGCCAATGATGGTAGCCTTCACAGCTGGTTGCTACAACCTGCTTCAGCTTCTG AGAATTCAATCGGGGGGTTCACAGATGAGCTACATTCTATATTATGTA CTGGTCCTGCAGAAAGTTCAAAGGATATCGAAAAAATGATGGATAATGGGAGTTCTTTAGGGAGAGTATTAAACATACCCTGGCTTTCAAATGCGTCTAACTATAACATATCCTTTAGGAGGAAAGAACTTTCACGTGAAAGGAAGCAGAAATGGGTGTTCAAGAAAACCCAGTCTGGTCGATTTAATCGGTTAATAAAGATGTGTGGAGATAAATTGGGCACAAAAGCTACTATAGAGttttttgataaaatgggaagagaTACTGGTTTGAAAGAGTACAATGCTCTAATAGCAGTTTGCCTGGAGAAGGCTAGGACCAGCAATGATGAAGATGATGCTTTAGAACATATGTCTGAGGCTTTTAAGACTTTTAAGAAAATGAGGGAACGGGGATTTCAGGTAGAGGAGGGCACATACGGTCCATTCCTTATGTATTTTATTGACATGGGTATGGTAGAAGAGTTCTTTTTTTTCTGTGGACCTATCAAAGAAGGGAATCCGAGTTCTGTTACTAGGTTAGGTTACTATGAGATGCTGTTGTGGATAGGAGTCAATAATGAAGAAAAGATCCAAGAACTTTGTAATTGTATTGTAGCTGCCGATGAGGAAGATGATTTTAAATTAAAAG AAAATTATTTGTTAGCACTTTGTGAAAGTGGAAGGAAGGACATCATGCAACTTTTAGAGGTTATtgatataacaagaatttcatcTGTGAACGTAGCTGCAAATATATTTGAATCATTGGGGAGGCTATCATTTGATTCATTTGCTGAGAAATTCCTTTGGACGTTAAAAAACAATG ATTACAAAATGGCTGATATCTCAAGGGTCATCTTTAGTTATGTCAGTGCCATTCCTAATTTAGCG GTTGAGGATTTGTTTTTGAAATTCAAAAGCTTGCACATGAAATTCGAGATAACACCTTCATCCGCATCATATGAGAAGCTTATTACCTATTGCTGTGATTTACACAAG GTACATTTTGCTCTTGACATAGTTGACCAGATGTGTGAAGAGGGTTTGAGCTTGTCTATAGAGATGCTACATAGCATATTGCATGCTAGTGAAGAAAATTATGAGTATAATTTG GTTCGGCGAATTTATTCTTTGATTGGCTGCCATAATGTGAAGCCCACCAGGGAGACTTTCAGGAGTATGATAAATTTGTCCGTGAAAATGAAAGAT TTCAACGGAGCATATGCAATGCTTGATGACTTGAAGAAATTAAATATCCCACCCACATCTACTATCTATAATACTATACTTGCAGGATACTTTCGAGAG AGCAACATTAGTGGTGCCATGATGGTACTCAAGCAAATGGAAAGTGAAGATGTAAAACCAGATTCTCATACTTATAGCTATCTAATAGCCAACTGCAATTGTGAAGAGGATATTACAAAG TACTACAAAGCAATGATGGCTGCTGGAATTCAAGTCACAAAGCATATTTTTATGGCACTTATAAATGCATATACAGCTTGTGGGCAAATTGAGAaggcaaaacag gtaGTCTTAGACAAAGGGATACCTTTTAATAGCCTGAACGAGATCAAAGGTGCACTTGCATCAGCCCTTGCTTGTAGTGGGATGATGCCTGATGCATTAAATATTTACAAGGAAATCAAGCAAAATGGGGGCACTTTGGAGCCTAAACCTGTTATCTCTCTCATT GAGCATTTTACTTCTGAGGGAGATGTGAATATATTAGTTCAACTATTGGAGGAATTACATGATCCAGACTATTGGTTTGATGGCTGTTGCAGAGCAGTTGTACATTGTGTTACAAATAAGCACTTAAG ATTGGCTCTTGAATTGCTCAAGCAGCTTAAGGTTGAGTTTCATAAGGATGATTTGGCTTTGGATGCTGTTTTCGACGAG GTATTCAGTGTAATTGCAGAGAGGCAGCCAAACGATTTACAGATTGGCCTGGCTTTGCTTCAAGCCATGAAGGACGAAATAGGCCTTACTCCTTCTCGTAAAAGTCTTGATTTTCTCCTTGCTTCTTGCGTAAACGCTAAAGATTTACAGAGCTCTCTTCTAATTTGGAGAGAATACCAGGCAGCTGGCCTTCATTGCAACGTTTTAACATTCCTGAG GATGTATCAAGCCCTTTTGGCTTCAGGGGATCCCAAGTCTGCAAAGACTTTGCTGACTAAAATTCCAACAGAGGATCCGCATGTTCGATGCATTATCAAGGCATGTCAAATGACTTACGTTCAGTCTACCTCGAGCAAGATGAAGAAGCAGAAGGTACAGAAGAAGAATAAAACTTGGAATACAACCCCCATGAAATAG
- the LOC108464761 gene encoding pentatricopeptide repeat-containing protein At4g04790, mitochondrial isoform X3 encodes MTASKAKTLSSLFKTAVKKATKESSSLPSGDKPLKQFVLSLDTSSAPSSSPSTSSGSFRIRSPQPTKNPANDGSLHSWLLQPASASENSIGGFTDELHSILCKNYLLALCESGRKDIMQLLEVIDITRISSVNVAANIFESLGRLSFDSFAEKFLWTLKNNDYKMADISRVIFSYVSAIPNLAVEDLFLKFKSLHMKFEITPSSASYEKLITYCCDLHKVHFALDIVDQMCEEGLSLSIEMLHSILHASEENYEYNLVRRIYSLIGCHNVKPTRETFRSMINLSVKMKDFNGAYAMLDDLKKLNIPPTSTIYNTILAGYFRESNISGAMMVLKQMESEDVKPDSHTYSYLIANCNCEEDITKYYKAMMAAGIQVTKHIFMALINAYTACGQIEKAKQVVLDKGIPFNSLNEIKGALASALACSGMMPDALNIYKEIKQNGGTLEPKPVISLIEHFTSEGDVNILVQLLEELHDPDYWFDGCCRAVVHCVTNKHLRLALELLKQLKVEFHKDDLALDAVFDEVFSVIAERQPNDLQIGLALLQAMKDEIGLTPSRKSLDFLLASCVNAKDLQSSLLIWREYQAAGLHCNVLTFLRMYQALLASGDPKSAKTLLTKIPTEDPHVRCIIKACQMTYVQSTSSKMKKQKVQKKNKTWNTTPMK; translated from the exons ATGACCGCTTCTAAAGCCAAAACCCTTAGCTCCTTATTTAAAACCGCCGTTAAAAAGGCCACTAAAGAGTCCTCCTCTTTACCCTCCGGTGACAAACCCCTAAAACAGTTCGTCTTGTCGCTTGACACCTCATCAGCCCCATCCTCATCCCCATCCACATCATCCGGTTCATTCAGAATACGTTCACCTCAACCTACCAAGAATCCCGCCAATGATGGTAGCCTTCACAGCTGGTTGCTACAACCTGCTTCAGCTTCTG AGAATTCAATCGGGGGGTTCACAGATGAGCTACATTCTATATTATGTA AAAATTATTTGTTAGCACTTTGTGAAAGTGGAAGGAAGGACATCATGCAACTTTTAGAGGTTATtgatataacaagaatttcatcTGTGAACGTAGCTGCAAATATATTTGAATCATTGGGGAGGCTATCATTTGATTCATTTGCTGAGAAATTCCTTTGGACGTTAAAAAACAATG ATTACAAAATGGCTGATATCTCAAGGGTCATCTTTAGTTATGTCAGTGCCATTCCTAATTTAGCG GTTGAGGATTTGTTTTTGAAATTCAAAAGCTTGCACATGAAATTCGAGATAACACCTTCATCCGCATCATATGAGAAGCTTATTACCTATTGCTGTGATTTACACAAG GTACATTTTGCTCTTGACATAGTTGACCAGATGTGTGAAGAGGGTTTGAGCTTGTCTATAGAGATGCTACATAGCATATTGCATGCTAGTGAAGAAAATTATGAGTATAATTTG GTTCGGCGAATTTATTCTTTGATTGGCTGCCATAATGTGAAGCCCACCAGGGAGACTTTCAGGAGTATGATAAATTTGTCCGTGAAAATGAAAGAT TTCAACGGAGCATATGCAATGCTTGATGACTTGAAGAAATTAAATATCCCACCCACATCTACTATCTATAATACTATACTTGCAGGATACTTTCGAGAG AGCAACATTAGTGGTGCCATGATGGTACTCAAGCAAATGGAAAGTGAAGATGTAAAACCAGATTCTCATACTTATAGCTATCTAATAGCCAACTGCAATTGTGAAGAGGATATTACAAAG TACTACAAAGCAATGATGGCTGCTGGAATTCAAGTCACAAAGCATATTTTTATGGCACTTATAAATGCATATACAGCTTGTGGGCAAATTGAGAaggcaaaacag gtaGTCTTAGACAAAGGGATACCTTTTAATAGCCTGAACGAGATCAAAGGTGCACTTGCATCAGCCCTTGCTTGTAGTGGGATGATGCCTGATGCATTAAATATTTACAAGGAAATCAAGCAAAATGGGGGCACTTTGGAGCCTAAACCTGTTATCTCTCTCATT GAGCATTTTACTTCTGAGGGAGATGTGAATATATTAGTTCAACTATTGGAGGAATTACATGATCCAGACTATTGGTTTGATGGCTGTTGCAGAGCAGTTGTACATTGTGTTACAAATAAGCACTTAAG ATTGGCTCTTGAATTGCTCAAGCAGCTTAAGGTTGAGTTTCATAAGGATGATTTGGCTTTGGATGCTGTTTTCGACGAG GTATTCAGTGTAATTGCAGAGAGGCAGCCAAACGATTTACAGATTGGCCTGGCTTTGCTTCAAGCCATGAAGGACGAAATAGGCCTTACTCCTTCTCGTAAAAGTCTTGATTTTCTCCTTGCTTCTTGCGTAAACGCTAAAGATTTACAGAGCTCTCTTCTAATTTGGAGAGAATACCAGGCAGCTGGCCTTCATTGCAACGTTTTAACATTCCTGAG GATGTATCAAGCCCTTTTGGCTTCAGGGGATCCCAAGTCTGCAAAGACTTTGCTGACTAAAATTCCAACAGAGGATCCGCATGTTCGATGCATTATCAAGGCATGTCAAATGACTTACGTTCAGTCTACCTCGAGCAAGATGAAGAAGCAGAAGGTACAGAAGAAGAATAAAACTTGGAATACAACCCCCATGAAATAG